The following coding sequences are from one Arcobacter nitrofigilis DSM 7299 window:
- a CDS encoding immunoglobulin-like domain-containing protein yields the protein MNLIIKEPNGSYREIEVNKNTTFSPKEGEQYFLDNSKNPGYSLNLIDGQSSIQLIIGTNPKLKLTFDGMADLIKSNGEENKTVLSVIYDKEGMTDLKDTVLNPDFKSDDIIRDLQARLDENLTSSDKPNGVIIDDFGSLTSAMEAASAGEQVVSDSSTTPTSINNDIDLNLNPDNRPDGFRTTRSVGTIGNNNGTNNDVTTDTTEGTDTTFTGYTFNYAENTAAGTTLGSVAATDPEGDDVTYSIKTNVTNADGEALYQIDANTGAISLTAAGVASFADDYEQGTNAQDIVVTATDSENNTTDINVNLNETDVNEAPEFTPPTGETEYTFNYAENTAAGTTLGSVAATDPEGDDVTYSIKTNVTNADGEALYQIDANTGAISLTAAGVASFADDYEQGTNAQDIVVTATDSENNTTDINVNLNETDVNEAPEFTPPTGETEYTFNYAENTAAGTTLGSVAATDPEGDDVTYSIKTNVTNADGEALYQIDANTGAISLTAAGVASFADDYEQGTNAQDIVVTATDSENNTTDINVNLNETDVNEAPEFTPPTGETEYTFNYAENTAAGTTLGSVAATDPEGDDVTYSIKTNVTNADGEALYQIDANTGAISLTAAGVASFADDYEQGTNAQDIVVTATDSENNTTDINVNLNETDVNEAPEFTPPTGETEYTFNYAENTAAGTTLGSVAATDPEGDDVTYSIKTNVTNADGEALYQIDANTGAISLTAAGVASFADDYEQGTNAQDIVVTATDSENNTTDINVNLNETDVNEAPEFTPPTGETEYTFNYAENTAAGTTLGSVAATDPEGDDVTYSIKTNVTNADGEALYQIDANTGAISLTAAGVASFADDYEQGTNAQDIVVTATDSENNTTDINVNLNETDVNEAPEFTPPTGETEYTFNYAENTAAGTTLGSVAATDPEGDDVTYSIKTNVTNADGEALYQIDANTGAISLTAAGVASFADDYEQGTNAQDIVVTATDSENNTTDINVNLNETDVNEAPIFAQVRLSATDTNEAAETVTFTATLSYKAGSDVTVHTTLGDILIKEGQTTGKLEVTNPNTEDVYKDASTLDNAITSVEGGDFGKITPNTDTVSAHIADTITPINVTITAAATTPKIIDVDTEFGEATGVKVTSYGTDGKEGTLSVVTDPNHSGFGVKGNTDGHGSDSEIGHGSNGVSEKVVFDFTNDVNSLDVSFAWRNNSETARVTFFNDGQELGYAEVTGGGSGVDANVNYYDLNDNLIKTVKAEGGTDKVDLPYTFEFPDATGNPEGFDKVEFSAPGHDDDYLIHEVSYTEVIDPEVTNVTTSDGKVTFTIQLDYPPEGGSAKAIVEVNDNPYTVDIDATGKGTLSLPAKDFSDLSNVNIEVKEVTGGNYEKVNSASQTFDLSDSFSSTDDVININEDQTYILTVTDFGELGEDVKEFKITDLPEDGTLYLTIKKSEIIVDKEGNTHTVTEDTKVEITEGQILSLANVAAGNLVYVPKEDSDEDVSLKFQIGDGNGNFKNVDYTTEIDIKAVADAPTASINVTRNVNEGDNGSSNSDKNEIKNTDSGDNIGTNSDDKMVVDRELVMNEEIDLKEGNDTLILNKDINQVKIYLGEGDDEVIVNGKINGTNNFYLESGDDVIRINDVVTDNTHVFGGDGKDTLYLSGNQSDYAINWQTNNNGMIEGSITDKVGGGIIQYNQMETIVFGDGTYIGEEPPSQPIPTEETYTVDINAALTDLDGSESLTVTITNVPDNATLTTNNSSYTLTNNHNNTWTVNLPEGAKDVSDSITMTVPKGTENIDLGITARATEANDNIDGDNYAETTDSDAVVYSEDETQTLNFDGASSAAIATNVVITLDVSGSMTSNDEHVNRLALAKEALAKMINEYESQGSVNVKLVTFNDDGHAVNTWMSAKDAISAINNLSSGGKTNYEDAVYETYNNYTEPSADRTVAYFISDGEPTKENNEGCDPCNNIGTDSENGWLDSSYQKGWDNFVDKYVDSLHVIAMGSGIDDTSYLDILAHAGNVETTVVTDPTQLSLSIPSNDITESVSGNILDNVSGGDGAISIASITIEGVEYTKDNFPDSGVKMQSGSKLMFDFSTGNYTFIAVAGNYKVDTVESFKITAADVDGDTTSFDVNINVNVDDKASTPILTMDIGDAQIVEGPLSAELDTSKLPDFPTLSVNGGVDLNKSYYDHSDDDKTLNINNMNAYKIYIEDGDDTVNIQGSAGGKVISLGDGDDTLAVGGSIDGSTIDLGDGNNSLLVVGNTNGATIKTEEGNDNLIVGGNVDGATIKTQEGDDSITVFGNANGATVLMDDGNDSLTVVGSVNNSGATIDMGKGDDTVAIGKDADAATIHMRDGDDTLTIGNDANGATLYTEDGDDILSIGGNADAATIHMGDDSDKLTIDGNARGATIWMDEKYWENDDGNKDNLIIGGNADGATIYMGGGDDTLSIDGKISGSTIYLHSGDDNIYLDSTKAITGSYLNGGDGNDTLHFSGDASEYAIYDIHFNKVSDFSGYSDYSNTYYIYKVDGNGTRQGSAMRVQNIENIMFNSSVVNVRTYQYAITLSALLTDTDGSETLSNITLTDIPTDATLQDSNGSIINANADGSYTVSVDTNGDANVTLVSKTEVDSSDLEHITASVTSTENDSKDAITVHVTTEAKTIEGTEHTNDIKGTDSNEHIDGKGGADTIHAGAGDDTIVFNGTEKSIDGGAGNDTLVMNNDTIDLEEVLKHTEIKNIENIDLTNNHAQEMNINLDDILNITDENHELKIFGDSDDKVTLEGGNASWTNEGTQTIDGETFHVYQGTVGSSNVKVLIDDDVSVTPDV from the coding sequence ATGAATCTGATTATTAAAGAACCAAATGGAAGTTATAGAGAAATAGAAGTTAACAAAAACACAACCTTTAGTCCAAAAGAAGGTGAACAGTATTTTTTAGATAATTCCAAAAATCCAGGTTATTCTTTAAACTTAATTGATGGACAAAGTTCAATTCAATTGATTATAGGTACTAATCCAAAATTAAAATTAACCTTTGATGGTATGGCAGATCTTATTAAATCAAATGGTGAAGAGAATAAGACTGTACTTTCAGTGATTTATGACAAAGAAGGAATGACTGATTTAAAAGATACAGTCCTAAATCCTGATTTTAAAAGTGATGATATAATAAGAGACTTACAAGCTCGTTTAGATGAAAATTTGACTTCAAGTGACAAGCCAAATGGTGTTATAATCGATGATTTTGGTTCTTTAACAAGTGCAATGGAAGCAGCATCAGCCGGGGAGCAAGTAGTTTCAGATTCATCTACTACTCCAACTAGTATAAATAATGATATAGATTTGAATTTAAATCCAGATAATAGACCTGATGGATTTAGAACAACAAGATCTGTTGGAACTATTGGTAATAATAATGGTACTAATAATGATGTAACAACAGATACAACAGAAGGTACAGATACAACATTTACTGGATATACATTTAATTATGCAGAAAACACAGCAGCAGGAACTACGCTTGGAAGTGTTGCAGCAACAGATCCAGAGGGTGATGACGTTACTTATAGTATTAAAACGAATGTTACAAATGCAGATGGTGAGGCTCTATATCAAATAGATGCAAACACAGGAGCTATTAGCTTAACAGCAGCAGGTGTAGCTTCATTTGCAGATGATTATGAACAAGGAACTAATGCTCAAGATATCGTAGTAACAGCAACAGATTCTGAGAATAATACAACTGATATTAATGTTAACTTGAATGAAACAGATGTAAATGAGGCACCAGAATTCACTCCTCCTACAGGTGAGACTGAATATACATTTAATTATGCAGAAAACACAGCAGCAGGAACTACGCTTGGAAGTGTTGCAGCAACAGATCCAGAGGGTGATGACGTTACTTATAGTATTAAAACGAATGTTACAAATGCAGATGGTGAGGCTCTATATCAAATAGATGCAAACACAGGAGCTATTAGCTTAACAGCAGCAGGTGTAGCTTCATTTGCAGATGATTATGAACAAGGAACTAATGCTCAAGATATCGTAGTAACAGCAACAGATTCTGAGAATAATACAACTGATATTAATGTTAACTTGAATGAAACAGATGTAAATGAGGCACCAGAATTCACTCCTCCTACAGGTGAGACTGAATATACATTTAATTATGCAGAAAACACAGCAGCAGGAACTACGCTTGGAAGTGTTGCAGCAACAGATCCAGAGGGTGATGACGTTACTTATAGTATTAAAACGAATGTTACAAATGCAGATGGTGAGGCTCTATATCAAATAGATGCAAACACAGGAGCTATTAGCTTAACAGCAGCAGGTGTAGCTTCATTTGCAGATGATTATGAACAAGGAACTAATGCTCAAGATATCGTAGTAACAGCAACAGATTCTGAGAATAATACAACTGATATTAATGTTAACTTGAATGAAACAGATGTAAATGAGGCACCAGAATTCACTCCTCCTACAGGTGAGACTGAATATACATTTAATTATGCAGAAAACACAGCAGCAGGAACTACGCTTGGAAGTGTTGCAGCAACAGATCCAGAGGGTGATGACGTTACTTATAGTATTAAAACGAATGTTACAAATGCAGATGGTGAGGCTCTATATCAAATAGATGCAAACACAGGAGCTATTAGCTTAACAGCAGCAGGTGTAGCTTCATTTGCAGATGATTATGAACAAGGAACTAATGCTCAAGATATCGTAGTAACAGCAACAGATTCTGAGAATAATACAACTGATATTAATGTTAACTTGAATGAAACAGATGTAAATGAGGCACCAGAATTCACTCCTCCTACAGGTGAGACTGAATATACATTTAATTATGCAGAAAACACAGCAGCAGGAACTACGCTTGGAAGTGTTGCAGCAACAGATCCAGAGGGTGATGACGTTACTTATAGTATTAAAACGAATGTTACAAATGCAGATGGTGAGGCTCTATATCAAATAGATGCAAACACAGGAGCTATTAGCTTAACAGCAGCAGGTGTAGCTTCATTTGCAGATGATTATGAACAAGGAACTAATGCTCAAGATATCGTAGTAACAGCAACAGATTCTGAGAATAATACAACTGATATTAATGTTAACTTGAATGAAACAGATGTAAATGAGGCACCAGAATTCACTCCTCCTACAGGTGAGACTGAATATACATTTAATTATGCAGAAAACACAGCAGCAGGAACTACGCTTGGAAGTGTTGCAGCAACAGATCCAGAGGGTGATGACGTTACTTATAGTATTAAAACGAATGTTACAAATGCAGATGGTGAGGCTCTATATCAAATAGATGCAAACACAGGAGCTATTAGCTTAACAGCAGCAGGTGTAGCTTCATTTGCAGATGATTATGAACAAGGAACTAATGCTCAAGATATCGTAGTAACAGCAACAGATTCTGAGAATAATACAACTGATATTAATGTTAACTTGAATGAAACAGATGTAAATGAGGCACCAGAATTCACTCCTCCTACAGGTGAGACTGAATATACATTTAATTATGCAGAAAACACAGCAGCAGGAACTACGCTTGGAAGTGTTGCAGCAACAGATCCAGAGGGTGATGACGTTACTTATAGTATTAAAACGAATGTTACAAATGCAGATGGTGAGGCTCTATATCAAATAGATGCAAACACAGGAGCTATTAGCTTAACAGCAGCAGGTGTAGCTTCATTTGCAGATGATTATGAACAAGGAACTAATGCTCAAGATATCGTAGTAACAGCAACAGATTCTGAGAATAATACAACTGATATTAATGTTAACTTGAATGAAACAGATGTAAATGAGGCACCAATATTCGCTCAAGTTAGATTATCTGCAACAGATACAAATGAGGCAGCAGAAACAGTTACATTTACAGCAACACTTTCTTATAAAGCAGGTTCGGATGTAACAGTTCATACAACTTTAGGTGATATTCTAATTAAAGAAGGTCAAACAACAGGAAAATTAGAAGTTACAAATCCAAATACAGAAGATGTATATAAAGATGCAAGTACATTAGATAATGCTATTACAAGTGTGGAAGGTGGAGACTTTGGAAAAATAACACCAAATACAGATACAGTATCAGCACATATAGCTGATACAATAACTCCAATTAACGTGACAATTACTGCAGCTGCAACTACACCAAAAATTATAGATGTTGATACAGAATTTGGTGAAGCAACAGGTGTTAAAGTTACATCATATGGTACTGATGGTAAAGAGGGAACTTTATCTGTTGTAACTGATCCAAATCACTCTGGATTTGGTGTTAAAGGAAACACTGATGGTCATGGATCAGATTCAGAGATAGGACACGGTAGTAATGGAGTTAGTGAAAAAGTAGTTTTCGACTTTACTAATGATGTAAACTCTTTAGATGTATCTTTTGCTTGGAGAAATAATAGTGAAACTGCAAGGGTTACATTCTTTAATGATGGACAAGAATTAGGATATGCAGAAGTTACTGGTGGTGGTTCAGGTGTTGATGCAAATGTTAATTATTATGATCTAAATGATAATTTAATAAAAACAGTTAAAGCAGAAGGTGGAACGGATAAAGTTGATTTACCATATACCTTTGAATTTCCAGATGCAACTGGTAATCCAGAAGGATTTGATAAAGTTGAGTTTAGTGCACCTGGACATGATGATGATTATCTAATCCATGAAGTTTCATATACCGAAGTTATAGATCCAGAAGTAACAAATGTAACTACTAGTGATGGAAAAGTAACCTTTACTATTCAATTAGATTATCCACCAGAAGGTGGTTCAGCAAAAGCGATAGTTGAAGTAAATGATAACCCTTATACAGTTGATATAGATGCAACTGGAAAAGGTACTCTTTCTCTTCCTGCAAAAGATTTTTCTGATTTATCAAATGTTAATATTGAAGTGAAAGAAGTAACTGGTGGAAATTATGAAAAAGTAAATAGTGCAAGCCAAACATTTGACTTAAGTGATTCGTTTAGTTCGACTGATGATGTTATTAATATAAATGAAGATCAAACATATATTTTAACTGTAACAGACTTTGGTGAACTAGGGGAAGATGTAAAAGAGTTTAAAATTACAGATTTACCAGAAGATGGAACGCTTTACCTTACTATTAAAAAAAGTGAAATAATAGTCGATAAAGAAGGAAATACTCATACTGTGACAGAAGACACAAAAGTTGAAATTACAGAAGGTCAAATTTTATCTTTAGCAAATGTTGCAGCAGGGAATTTAGTATATGTACCAAAAGAAGATAGTGATGAAGATGTAAGTTTGAAATTTCAAATTGGTGATGGTAATGGAAACTTTAAAAATGTGGATTATACAACAGAAATAGACATTAAAGCAGTTGCAGATGCCCCTACTGCTAGTATAAATGTTACTAGAAATGTTAATGAAGGTGATAATGGTTCAAGTAATTCAGACAAAAACGAAATTAAAAATACTGATTCTGGAGATAACATAGGAACTAATTCTGATGATAAAATGGTAGTTGATAGAGAATTAGTGATGAATGAAGAAATAGATTTAAAAGAAGGTAATGATACTCTTATTTTAAATAAAGATATAAATCAAGTTAAAATTTATCTTGGAGAAGGAGATGATGAAGTAATTGTTAATGGAAAAATTAATGGTACTAATAATTTTTATTTAGAAAGTGGTGATGATGTAATTAGAATAAATGATGTAGTTACAGATAACACACATGTATTTGGTGGTGATGGGAAAGATACTCTTTATTTAAGTGGAAATCAAAGTGATTATGCTATTAATTGGCAAACAAATAATAATGGTATGATAGAAGGTTCTATTACTGATAAAGTAGGTGGAGGAATTATCCAATATAATCAAATGGAAACTATAGTATTTGGTGATGGAACTTATATTGGTGAAGAACCACCTTCACAACCTATACCAACAGAAGAAACTTATACAGTTGATATAAATGCAGCATTGACAGATTTAGATGGAAGTGAAAGCTTAACAGTTACAATTACAAATGTTCCAGATAATGCAACACTTACTACAAATAATTCATCTTATACATTGACAAATAATCATAATAATACATGGACTGTTAATTTACCTGAGGGTGCAAAAGATGTAAGTGATAGTATTACAATGACAGTTCCAAAAGGAACAGAAAATATTGATTTAGGTATCACTGCAAGAGCAACAGAAGCAAATGATAATATAGATGGAGATAATTATGCAGAAACTACGGATAGTGATGCTGTAGTTTATAGTGAAGATGAAACTCAAACGTTAAACTTTGATGGAGCGTCAAGTGCAGCTATAGCAACAAATGTAGTAATAACACTTGATGTTTCAGGAAGTATGACAAGTAACGATGAACATGTAAATAGATTAGCATTGGCAAAAGAAGCTTTAGCTAAGATGATAAATGAGTATGAATCTCAAGGTAGTGTAAATGTAAAACTAGTAACATTTAATGATGATGGCCATGCTGTAAATACATGGATGAGTGCAAAAGATGCTATTTCAGCAATAAATAACTTAAGTAGTGGTGGAAAAACAAACTATGAAGATGCAGTTTATGAAACATATAACAATTATACAGAACCAAGTGCTGATAGAACAGTAGCATACTTTATTTCAGATGGTGAACCAACAAAAGAGAATAATGAGGGGTGTGATCCATGTAACAATATAGGAACTGATTCTGAAAATGGTTGGTTAGATAGTTCTTATCAAAAAGGATGGGATAACTTTGTAGATAAATATGTGGATAGTCTTCACGTAATAGCTATGGGAAGTGGAATAGATGATACAAGTTATCTAGATATTTTAGCACATGCTGGAAATGTAGAGACAACAGTTGTAACTGATCCAACACAATTAAGTTTATCAATACCATCAAATGATATAACAGAAAGTGTTAGTGGGAATATATTAGATAATGTAAGTGGTGGAGATGGAGCAATATCAATTGCTTCAATTACAATTGAAGGCGTTGAATATACAAAAGATAACTTCCCTGATAGTGGTGTAAAAATGCAAAGTGGAAGTAAATTGATGTTTGATTTTAGTACAGGAAATTATACCTTTATCGCAGTAGCAGGAAACTATAAAGTTGATACTGTTGAAAGTTTTAAAATTACAGCAGCTGATGTAGATGGAGATACTACAAGTTTTGATGTTAATATTAATGTTAATGTTGATGATAAAGCTTCTACTCCAATTTTAACTATGGATATAGGAGATGCTCAGATTGTAGAAGGTCCTCTAAGTGCTGAATTAGATACATCTAAATTACCTGACTTCCCAACATTATCAGTAAATGGTGGTGTAGATCTAAATAAGAGTTATTATGATCATAGTGATGATGATAAAACTTTGAATATCAATAATATGAATGCATATAAAATTTATATTGAAGATGGGGATGATACTGTTAATATCCAAGGTAGTGCAGGCGGAAAAGTAATAAGCTTAGGAGATGGTGATGATACTTTGGCTGTGGGTGGAAGTATTGATGGTTCGACTATTGATTTAGGCGATGGCAATAATAGCTTACTAGTTGTCGGAAACACTAATGGTGCAACAATAAAAACTGAAGAAGGTAATGATAATTTAATAGTAGGTGGAAATGTTGATGGTGCAACAATAAAAACTCAAGAAGGTGATGATAGTATAACCGTATTTGGGAATGCAAATGGTGCTACAGTATTGATGGACGATGGTAATGACAGTTTAACTGTTGTTGGAAGTGTTAACAACAGTGGTGCTACAATAGATATGGGAAAAGGTGATGACACTGTAGCCATAGGTAAAGATGCAGATGCTGCTACAATACATATGCGAGATGGTGATGATACTTTAACTATTGGTAATGATGCAAATGGTGCAACACTTTATACTGAAGATGGGGATGACATTTTGTCAATTGGTGGAAATGCAGATGCCGCTACAATTCATATGGGTGATGACTCAGATAAGTTAACAATAGACGGTAATGCACGTGGAGCTACAATATGGATGGATGAAAAGTACTGGGAAAATGATGATGGTAACAAAGATAATTTAATTATTGGTGGAAATGCTGATGGTGCTACCATATATATGGGTGGAGGAGATGATACTTTATCTATAGATGGAAAAATTAGTGGAAGTACTATATATTTACATTCTGGAGATGATAATATTTATCTTGATTCTACAAAAGCTATTACAGGATCATATTTAAATGGAGGAGATGGAAATGATACCTTGCATTTTAGTGGTGATGCAAGTGAATATGCAATTTACGATATCCATTTTAATAAAGTAAGTGATTTTAGTGGATATAGTGATTATTCAAATACTTATTATATTTATAAAGTAGATGGAAATGGAACTCGACAAGGGAGTGCAATGAGAGTCCAAAATATTGAAAATATCATGTTTAACTCTAGTGTAGTTAATGTACGAACATATCAATATGCTATCACATTAAGTGCTTTATTAACTGATACTGATGGTAGTGAGACACTTTCAAATATAACCTTGACTGATATTCCTACAGATGCAACACTGCAAGATAGTAATGGAAGTATAATCAATGCCAATGCAGATGGAAGTTATACAGTTTCAGTTGATACTAATGGTGATGCAAATGTAACGTTAGTAAGTAAAACAGAAGTTGATTCAAGTGATTTAGAACATATTACTGCAAGTGTAACATCAACAGAGAACGATTCGAAAGATGCAATAACTGTACATGTTACTACTGAAGCAAAAACTATAGAAGGTACTGAGCATACAAATGATATCAAAGGAACTGATTCTAATGAACATATAGATGGAAAAGGTGGTGCCGATACTATTCATGCAGGTGCAGGAGATGATACTATAGTATTTAATGGAACTGAAAAATCAATTGATGGTGGAGCAGGAAATGATACACTAGTTATGAATAATGATACAATTGATTTAGAAGAGGTTTTAAAACATACAGAGATAAAAAATATCGAAAATATAGATTTAACCAATAATCATGCACAAGAAATGAATATAAATCTAGATGATATTTTAAATATTACAGATGAAAACCATGAATTAAAAATCTTCGGTGATAGTGATGATAAAGTTACTCTTGAAGGTGGAAATGCTAGCTGGACTAATGAAGGTACACAAACAATTGATGGAGAAACTTTCCATGTTTATCAAGGGACAGTTGGTTCTTCAAATGTAAAAGTCTTAATTGACGATGATGTTTCAGTTACTCCTGATGTATAA
- a CDS encoding sensor histidine kinase, which produces MNKKEEEFLSLLKKNRELQTIVQNEIEKNREKDEVLFAQNKMAALGEMLNNISHQWRQPLMEISSLFIPIEGKLNLDIEVKKEEIKESIENLNIITKYMSSTIDDFRNFFATTKEAEEFKVLEQINTAYRLTSASLKANDILLEIRVSKNPKIIGYKNEYTQVLINLLNNAKDALVDRKTLNPKITISVKEENDEVILKIEDNAGGINVTPIEDIFKPFFTHGKKNGTGVGLFMSKLIIENNMNGKLLVNNTNLGAEFKIITSNNTVK; this is translated from the coding sequence ATGAATAAAAAAGAAGAAGAATTTTTATCTTTATTAAAGAAAAATAGAGAGTTACAAACTATTGTTCAAAATGAAATCGAGAAAAATCGAGAAAAAGATGAAGTTCTCTTCGCTCAAAATAAAATGGCTGCTTTAGGAGAAATGTTAAATAATATTTCCCATCAATGGAGACAACCTTTGATGGAAATATCTTCTTTATTTATTCCCATAGAAGGTAAATTAAATTTAGATATTGAAGTAAAAAAAGAAGAGATAAAAGAATCAATTGAAAATCTTAATATAATTACAAAGTATATGTCAAGTACAATAGATGATTTTAGAAACTTTTTCGCAACAACTAAAGAAGCAGAAGAGTTCAAAGTTTTAGAGCAAATAAATACTGCATATAGACTCACAAGTGCAAGTTTAAAAGCAAATGATATATTGCTTGAAATAAGAGTAAGTAAAAACCCTAAAATAATTGGCTATAAAAATGAATATACTCAAGTTTTAATAAATCTTCTAAATAATGCAAAAGATGCATTAGTAGATAGAAAAACCCTAAATCCTAAGATTACGATTAGTGTAAAAGAAGAAAATGATGAAGTTATTCTAAAAATAGAAGATAATGCAGGTGGAATAAATGTAACCCCTATCGAAGATATTTTTAAACCTTTTTTTACCCATGGCAAAAAAAATGGAACAGGGGTTGGACTTTTTATGTCTAAACTAATAATTGAAAATAATATGAATGGAAAACTTTTAGTCAATAATACCAATTTGGGTGCTGAATTTAAGATAATTACTTCAAATAATACTGTAAAATAG
- a CDS encoding WG repeat-containing protein, giving the protein MKKLCLLSLVIMTSILIMGCSSKDNSVLVMKDNKYMILQEKDKFNTNKVYEDANPFASANEKNKDDEYYSIVNYDNKYGIINDKNQFLLEPKYDYISKLYNDFFIVKENDKYGYVNKNFKVVQKPVYLDAKEFMDGVAFVQFPNNKWGCISNDMKVLLEGKYDEIFPVVNSYARTELNDKWGFINKKCEVIIEPKYDYVNNFYSKFTKVVLNKKVGYINEKGEEIVKPDFEFGQRFGY; this is encoded by the coding sequence ATGAAAAAATTGTGTTTATTAAGTTTGGTTATTATGACTTCTATTTTAATAATGGGATGTAGTTCAAAAGATAATTCTGTACTTGTAATGAAAGACAATAAATATATGATTTTACAAGAAAAAGATAAATTCAATACTAACAAAGTGTATGAAGATGCTAATCCCTTTGCTAGCGCTAATGAAAAGAACAAAGATGATGAATATTATTCTATTGTTAATTATGACAATAAATATGGAATAATAAATGACAAAAATCAGTTTTTATTAGAACCAAAATATGATTATATTTCAAAATTATATAATGATTTTTTTATAGTAAAAGAAAATGATAAATATGGTTATGTAAATAAGAACTTTAAAGTAGTGCAAAAACCAGTTTATTTAGATGCAAAAGAATTTATGGATGGGGTTGCTTTTGTACAGTTTCCAAATAATAAATGGGGTTGTATTTCAAATGACATGAAAGTGTTATTAGAGGGGAAATATGATGAAATATTTCCTGTAGTAAACTCATATGCAAGAACTGAACTCAATGATAAATGGGGGTTTATAAATAAAAAATGTGAAGTAATTATTGAACCAAAATACGATTATGTAAATAACTTTTATTCAAAATTTACAAAAGTAGTTTTAAATAAAAAAGTGGGATACATAAATGAAAAAGGCGAAGAAATAGTAAAACCTGATTTTGAATTTGGTCAAAGGTTTGGCTATTAA